In the genome of Actinomycetota bacterium, the window TCTTCCCTGACTAGTCGGCCATGGTATAGTACTCGATTGTCGCAGCATTCAGGAGGAGAGTGTGGGAAACATGAGGCTTCGCGTGATACGCAGGGCCAAGTGGACGGTCGCCGACCTCAGTACACAGGAGGTGCGTGGTGATCGCGCTGGTGCGACCGTACCGAGTGGCGGTGACGGGTCGTGCTTCGATGATTCGCGCGCTCTTGAGCATGCGGCGAATTCGGCGATGCAGAACCGGACGGCACTTAGCGAGTCGCTAGATCTAGCGCGACGCCTGCTGCACGGCTGAGCCAGCCTCACGTTGGGGTTTGCGCTGTCGGAGTCGGGGCTTGCCTCGGCTCCTTGCCTTGGGGGTCAGGGGATGAAATGCGGCTTCTCGTTCCGGGATACCACATCGGTTTGTACCGCATCAGGCCCGGGCACGAGCCTGATGCGGAAGCGCGGCTGCTAGAGGCAGGAGTCCTGTGTTTCCGAGCCCTCGGGACCTTCGATCTCGTGGCATTCAGGCCGCTTGGTCTGCTGGACGAACGCTTTGACCTGATTCTGCCGAGTGACCTGCTTGGCTGGTGGGACATCAGGTGCTTCCAGTCGGATCTGGATCCCGAGCCTCTGATTGACTGGCTCGCCGCACAACCGTGCCTGACACTCACCCTCGCGAAACTTCGCCCCCATAAGGGCACAGTCGTGCAGCTCTCCGACGAGATGGAAACCGTTGAGTCAGTGGTAGGGGGGTACGCAAGTCGAGTCCTCCATACCTTGGGTTGGCATGAGCTTGCAGTTCTGGGCGGCGGTCGGGATCTTGGTGCGTTGCTTGGTGAGGTCACCGACTTGCGACAGACGCTTTCGTCGAACCTGAGCGCGACTATTACCATTCCGCTCTTCTCGACCGCGGATACTCTCCTAGCTCAATGCGAGGGTGATCTTTCGTGTGTGGTCGGGGTTCGTTCTCGTCCAGCCGCGGAAGCAACAGTGGCGGACTACTGGTCATCACGGGGCGAGCTATCGAACGTCTACGGTGACCGCGATGTCCTTGTGCGGAGAGATGGGGTTTCGGCAGAGCAATTGATGGGAGAGATTTCTGACTTCCGGAAGCAGTTCGCTGACAGCGGCCTGGTGGATACGTCGACCGAGGTCGTAAGCCCTCTTGCGCAAGGGGCGAGCAGTCCGCCGATCGCCACGGAGTCGCTCTTGTCGGCTGCGGCTGAAGCGCTTGCCGATGAACTGGCGGCGATTCCATGCACGGACGTGGAGACAGCCAACGCAGCCGTTTCTATGGGCTCGACCCTGGCGGTTCTATCCAGGGATTTCGGGCTCGGCTCGCTTGGGGTTGAGCAGGTGGCGTCCTTCCAGCTCCTCCTTGAGGAGATTCAGGCCGAGGATCCGGGCGCAGTGCCCGGTAGACGCGTCGGCTTCCGCATCAGGCTCCTGCGCGCCCTGCGCAACCTTGAGCTATCGCTAGTCCAACGGTCTGGCCAGTCGGACGATAGCAGCATCACTGGCAGTGGTCTGCTCGGACCATTCTCTCTGACGGGCGCTGACGCGAGGTTGGCGGCTGCCGCCGCGGCTTGTCCCTTCGAGCTACTGCTCGCGCTCAAGGAGGACGGCCGACCGACGGTACCCAGGTTCAACGTGGTGTTCGGAGGCTCGTATTCGCCGGCGTACCTTGATGGGACAATCTCCTATCCGCAGACGGTCTGCTATCGTCCGGGCGAGGAGTGGTGGCGTATCGGGCACGAGGTTGCACACGCATGGTACGGCTTGTCTGACTTCAAGAACCTCCACCGTGCGACATTCGAGGATCTTGAAGACCATATGCGCGAGTGCCTTGGGGACTTCATGACGGTGTACCCACTCCATTTCGACACCTGGATGGAAGAGCTGTACGCCCAGTGGTTCGACTACAACATCTGCTTCCAGCGCAACAGAGACCTGTATCTTCGGGCAATCTGGACCGCCTGGATCAAGGTTCCCCGTGTGTGGGACCGCGGTACGGAATACCTGCTCCGGTCACTGTGTATGTTCTGCTACGACTGTCTTGAAGAGTGGGACGCGACCGCGACCGACGAGACCCGCTACATATCTTGGTTGGAAGGCAAATTCCAGGAGATGACTGAGCTAGTTCGTGGGACGGTGCCAGGGTTCAACGAGCTCCTCAAGAATGCGCGTCACCACGTGAACCAGATTCTTACTCTCGCAGCAGTGTACGGACTTCCTACCCTTGCATTCTTCAGTTCGCAAGAGGTGCAGCTTAGGGCACTGTTCGAGCCCCCCAAAATGGCGGCAATCCTTTCGCAGGTGGACATCCTCGCGGACGGTGGCCTGCTCGAAACCATGCAAGACATACCTCAGACTCTTGTGGAGGTGTATCGGCGCACCGCGGATGGCGCTTGGTGTGGCACTGCTGACGCAGCGCTGGTGCTCTCCCTCTGGAACTACGTGAACGTGGTCGAAGGCTCGATTGCCTCGTCGCTTGACGACTACAAGGAGTAGCGGCAGTGAACGTGCAGCCGAGGAGGATACGAACTGACTACGAGAAGCGACTACCGCTGCTAGAGGGGTTTCGTGAGTCGACAGTGTTCGTAGTGGCCAGGGAGTTGCGGCTCTCCAGAGTGGAGTACCTTCGCGTCGAGTCCCGGGTCAAGGAGTTGAAGTCCATCATCGAGAAGGCCGAGAGGAAGGGTGTGAGCGACCCCCTCGATGCCTTTGATGACATCGTTGGACTCAGGGTGGTCACATACCTGAAGCGCGACATCGAGACCGTCAAGGCCGCCATGGCTTCATGCCTCGACGTCATAAAGATCGACGACAAAGTCAACGAGCTGCCCACACCCGAGAACTTCGACTACCAAGCCATCCACCTGACATTTCGGTTGCGCGATCACTACAAGGGACCTCACTACGACGATTTCAAAGGCATGGTCGGAGAACTCCAAATCCGGTCCGCGGCCATGGATGCCTGGGCCGTCGTCGCACACGGGCTCGCGTACAGGTCCGACCAGGAGTTGCCCCCCGAACTCCGGCGCAAGCTCGCAGCCGTCAGCGCCGGGTACTACATGGCAGACGAAGCCTTGGACGATGTGGCGAACGCCAGCGATGCTTTGCGGGAAGACTGGGAGCGGGCAATCGCCGAGGCGGACCTCGCGGCGGTTGGGGTCAACACACTCTCGCTCACCGAGTACTTGTCGCTTCGGCTCTCCGCCCGCAGGGTGACCGACGCCGCGATTGTTGCAGGTATTGCCTCTGAGCT includes:
- a CDS encoding RelA/SpoT domain-containing protein: MNVQPRRIRTDYEKRLPLLEGFRESTVFVVARELRLSRVEYLRVESRVKELKSIIEKAERKGVSDPLDAFDDIVGLRVVTYLKRDIETVKAAMASCLDVIKIDDKVNELPTPENFDYQAIHLTFRLRDHYKGPHYDDFKGMVGELQIRSAAMDAWAVVAHGLAYRSDQELPPELRRKLAAVSAGYYMADEALDDVANASDALREDWERAIAEADLAAVGVNTLSLTEYLSLRLSARRVTDAAIVAGIASELACHGYATMDQVEASLGFGLKAAEALESDRLAREERTAPYSAGPFLLLAVNLADVEFASRHGEDVLVRERDQFAHLVKD